One region of Camelina sativa cultivar DH55 chromosome 6, Cs, whole genome shotgun sequence genomic DNA includes:
- the LOC109133509 gene encoding protein LITTLE ZIPPER 4-like, with translation MERLNSKLYLQNCYIIKENERLRKKAQILNQENQQLLFELKQKLSNGSSNQGNNNNNLSSSSSSASGH, from the coding sequence ATGGAGAGGCTAAACTCGAAGCTCTACTTGCAAAACTGTTATATAATAAAGGAGAACGAGAGGTTGAGGAAGAAAGCTCAGATTCTGAATCAAGAGAATCAACAACTCCTCTTCGAACTCAAACAGAAGCTCTCAAATGGATCATCAAACcaaggaaacaacaacaacaatctctcttcatcatcaagcTCTGCTTCTGGACATTAA
- the LOC104792401 gene encoding uncharacterized protein LOC104792401 translates to MATGSTDPPRSPSSGVLQKLFLVFFVCIAASTYKAIQPPPSKLCGSPDGPSITGPRIKLRDGRHLAYKEQGVPRDEATHRIVVVHGSDSCRHDNAFAALLSPDIKEGLGVYMVSFDRPGYGESDPDPNRTPKSLALDVEELADQLSLGSKFYVIGYSMGGQATWACLKYIPHRLAGVTVVAPVVNYWWKNFPSDLSTEAYYKQARNDQWAVRVAHYAPWLTHWWNSQEWFPGSSVVARNLGMLSKADKEIMFKLGAARRPHEAQIRQQGTHETLHRDMIVGFGTWEFDPMELENLFPNNEGSVHLWQGDDDVLVPVTLQRYIAQKLPWIQYHEIPGAGHLFPFAPGMVNNIVKTLLSKDEVKN, encoded by the exons aTGGCCACTGGATCGACAGATCCTCCTAGGTCTCCCTCCTCAG GTGTTCTTCAGAAGttgtttttggtgttctttGTCTGTATAGCTGCTTCGACTTATAAGGCGATCCAGCCTCCTCCATCGAAGCTATGTGGCTCTCCTGATGGTCCATCCATCACAGGACCAAGGATTAAGCTTAGAGACGGAAGGCATTTAGCTTACAAAGAGCAAGGAGTTCCAAGAGATGAAGCTACCCATAGAATCGTCGTTGTCCATGGATCTGATAGTTGCAGGCACGATAATGCTTTCGCAGCTCTACTATCACCG GATATAAAAGAAGGACTAGGTGTGTATATGGTTTCATTTGATAGACCTGGTTATGGAGAGAGTGATCCTGACCCAAACCGTACTCCCAAAAGCTTGGCTTTGGACGTAGAAGAGCTTGCTGATCAGTTGAGTCTAGGCTCTAAGTTCTATGTCATCGGGTACTCGATGGGTGGACAAGCCACATGGGCATGCCTTAAGTACATTCCTCACAG GTTGGCTGGAGTAACAGTTGTCGCTCCAGTGGTGAACTATTGGTGGAAGAACTTTCCATCAGACTTATCAACCGAAGCTTATTACAAGCAAGCGAGAAATGACCAATGGGCGGTTCGTGTTGCACACTATGCTCCTTGGCTAACTCATTGGTGGAACTCACAGGAGTGGTTCCCTGGATCAAGTGTTGTGGCCCGAAATCTTGGTATGCTGTCCAAAGCAGACAAAGAGATCATGTTTAAGCTCGGTGCTGCAAGAAGGCCACATGag GCACAAATAAGGCAACAAGGAACACACGAGACATTGCACCGTGACATGATTGTTGGATTTGGAACTTGGGAATTCGATCCAATGGAACTCGAGAATCTGTTTCCGAACAATGAAGGATCAGTGCACTTGTGGCAGGGAGATGATGATGTGCTTGTCCCCGTGACTCTGCAACGTTACATTGCGCAGAAGCTGCCATGGATCCAATACCATGAGATTCCTGGAGCTGGGCATTTGTTCCCTTTCGCTCCAGGTATGGTTAATAACATTGTTAAGACTCTCTTAAGCAAAGATGAAGTCAAGAACTAA
- the LOC104792403 gene encoding CAAX prenyl protease 2-like, translating to MAVDGESVSMPMAVSACVAMALFYVLILYAPTVILRLPSASSYLEFMVRRFICAAVSTVASLVFTAFVLPIKSWEASVYGVRTDHLWQGVVYPLLLTSLIYAGSLVSKLLLLLESWKETGGGCSSINNIKSFVQTIPALIVTGASNVSVWRNFIVAPVTEELVFRACMIPLLLCAGFKIYSAIFLCPILFSLAHLNHFREMYIRHNRSYLRASLIVGLQLGYTVIFGAYASFLFIRTGHLVAPLFAHIFCNYMGLPVLYARGKGLVSVAFLGGVVGFVSLLFPLTRPLMYNDRTVDCPCWFGYCLWN from the exons ATGGCCGTCGATGGGGAGAGTGTCTCGATGCCAATGGCGGTGTCTGCTTGCGTCGCTATGGCGTTATTCTATGTTTTGATTCTTTATGCTCCCACCGTGATTCTCCGTCTCCCGTCTGCTTCTTCTTACTTAGAATTTATGGTTCGGAGATTTATTTGCGCGGCTGTTTCTACTGTAGCGTCTCTCGTCTTCACAGCTTTTGTACTCCCG ATAAAAAGCTGGGAGGCATCTGTTTATGGCGTAAGGACTGATCATCTG TGGCAAGGAGTAGTGTATCCTCTTCTGTTAACCTCTCTCATTTATGCGGGATCTTTGGTCTCGAAATTGTTATTGCTCCTGGAATCATGGAAGGAGACTGGTGGAGGGTGTAGCTCCATTAATAACATCAAAAGCTTTGTCCAAACAATCCCTGCTTTGATAGTGACAGGTGCTTCTAATGTTTCTGTTTGGCGCAATTTTATCGTG GCACCAGTAACCGAGGAACTTGTTTTCCGAGCTTGTATGATACCTTTGCTTCTGTGTGCTGGATTTAAGATTTATAGCGCCATCTTTCTCTGCCCAATTCTCTTTAGCTTGG CCCACTTGAACCATTTTAGAGAGATGTACATCAGGCATAACCGCAGCTATCTCAGGGCTTCACTGATTGTTG GTCTTCAGCTTGGTTACACAGTCATTTTTGGTGCATATGCATCTTTCCTCTTCATCAGAACCG GACATCTCGTTGCTCCTTTATTTGCTCATATATTCTGCAACTACATGGGATTGCCTGTGCTATACGCACGAGGGAAAG GTTTGGTGAGTGTGGCGTTCTTAGGCGGTGTGGTTGGGTTCGTCTCACTTCTCTTTCCTTTAACAAGGCCTCTCATGTACAATGACAGAACCGTCGATTGCCCATGTTGGTTTGGCTATTGTTTGTGGAATTGA
- the LOC104792400 gene encoding protein ABSCISIC ACID-INSENSITIVE 5-like, with protein sequence MVLRETKMMSEREVESSTAQARQNGVGGGENHHPFSSLGRQSSIYSLTLDEFQHALCENGKNFGSMNMDEFLVSIWNAEENNNNQQAAASHSVPPNHNGFNNNNNGGESGVGVFGGGSTGNEGDNSNNNKRGIAKQPSLPRQGSLTLPAPLCRKTVDEVWSEIHRGGGGGGGGGDSNGRSSSSNNGQNNAQNGGETAARQPTFGEMTLEDFLVKAGVVREHPTNPKPNPNQSQNQNPSSVIPAAAQQQLYGVFQGTGDPTFPGQAMGVGDPSGYGKRAGGGGYQQAPPVQAGVCYGGGGGGFGAGGQQMGMVGPLSPVSSDGLGHGQVDNIGGQYGVDMGGLRGRKRVADGPVEKVVERRQRRMIKNRESAARSRARKQAYTVELEAELNQLKEENAQLKHALAELERKRKQQYFESLKTRAQPKLPKSNGRLRTLMRNPSCPL encoded by the exons ATGGTACTTAGAGAAACAAAGATGATGTCAGAGCGAGAAGTGGAGTCGTCGACGGCACAGGCAAGACAGAATGGAGTAGGAGGTGGTGAGAATCATCATCCGTTTTCTTCGTTGGGAAGACAATCCTCCATCTACTCATTGACACTCGACGAGTTCCAACATGCTCTCTGTGAGAACGGCAAGAACTTCGGTTCTATGAACATGGACGAGTTTCTCGTCTCTATTTGGAACGCAGAGGAGAATAATAACAATCAGCAAGCAGCAGCTTCTCATTCTGTCCCGCCTAATCACAATggtttcaacaacaacaacaatggaggCGAGAGCGGTGTTGGCGTCTTTGGTGGTGGTTCTACGGGCAACGAAGGGGATAATAGTAATAACAATAAGAGAGGAATAGCTAAGCAGCCGAGTCTTCCTCGTCAAGGCTCGTTAACACTTCCAGCTCCGCTTTGTAGGAAGACTGTTGATGAGGTTTGGTCTGAGATACAtagaggaggaggtggtggtggtggaggaggagacagCAATGGacgtagtagtagtagtaataatgGTCAAAACAATGCTCAGAACGGCGGTGAGACTGCGGCTAGACAACCCACTTTTGGGGAGATGACACTTGAAGATTTCTTAGTGAAGGCTGGTGTGGTCAGAGAACATCCCACTAACCCCAAACCTAATCCCAACCAAAGCCAAAACCAGAACCCGTCTAGTGTTATCCCCGCAGCAGCGCAGCAACAACTCTATGGTGTGTTTCAAGGAACCGGTGATCCTACTTTTCCGGGTCAGGCCATGGGTGTAGGTGACCCATCAGGTTATGGTAAAAGGGCAGGAGGAGGGGGGTATCAGCAAGCGCCACCGGTTCAGGCAGGGGTTTGCTATGGAGGGGGCGGTGGTGGGTTTGGAGCAGGTGGACAGCAAATGGGGATGGTTGGACCGCTAAGCCCTGTGTCATCAGACGGATTAGGACATGGACAAGTAGATAACATAGGAGGCCAGTATGGAGTGGATATGGGAGGGTTGAGGGGAAGGAAGAGAGTAGCGGATGGTCCAGTGGAGAAAGTAGTTGAGCGAAGGCAGAGGAGGATGATCAAGAACCGCGAGTCTGCTGCGAGGTCTAGAGCAAGAAAACAA GCCTATACAGTGGAATTGGAAGCTGAACTTAACCAGTTGAAAGAAGAGAACGCGCAGCTAAAACATGCATTG GCGGAgttagagagaaagaggaagcaACAG TATTTTGAGAGTTTGAAGACGAGGGCACAACCGAAATTGCCGAAATCGAATGGGAGATTGCGGACATTGATGAGGAACCCGAGTTGCCCactctaa
- the LOC104699263 gene encoding uncharacterized protein LOC104699263, producing the protein MPLFLRIVDRLTAEDPYFRQRKDATGRLGLSPIQKCTAAIRLLAYGGGCDTVDEYVRLGETTSCLRLQHFVTGIINFFGDEYLRRPTPEDLQRLLHVAEERGFPGMVGSIDCMHWVWKNCPTAWKGTFNYLNVLDRSPVFDDILYGQAPQVTYYVNGREYNLTYYMTDGIYPNWTTFIQSIPLPQSPKAFLFAERQEGARKDVERAFGVLQARFAVIKNPYLLWDKDKVGLIMRACIILHNMIVENERDEYTQANVSDFPQGDDVDLSYSIDMALNISNVLNGQIIIRDREVHDQLKHDLVEHLWTKFGD; encoded by the exons ATGCCATTATTCTTGCGTATTGTCGACCGTCTTACTGCAGAAGATCCTTATTTCCGACAAAGAAAAGATGCCACCGGAAGGCTTGGCCTATCCCCGAtccaaaaatgtactgcagcaattagGCTATTGGCATATGGTGGCGGGTGTGATACGGTGGACGAATATGTCCGACTTGGTGAAACGACTTCTTGTTTACGTTTGCAACATTTTGTCACTGGAATTATCAATTTCTTTGGCGATGAATACCTAAGAAGACCCACACCAGAAGATCTTCAAAGATTACTCCATGTTGCAGAAGAacgtggatttcccgggatggttggaagcatcgactgtatgcattgggttTGGAAGAATTGCCCCACAGCTTGGAAAG GTACTTTTAACTATCTTAATGTTCTTGATCGATCTCCcgtttttgatgatatactttATGGTCAAGCTCCACAAGTTACCTACTACGTTAACGGCAGAGAGTACAATTTGACTTACTATATGACAGACGGTATTTATCCGAACTGGACAACTTTTATTCAATCCATACCACTACCACAGAGTCCGAAAGCATTTTTATTTGCTGAACGCCAAGAAGGTGcccgaaaagatgttgagcgtgccttCGGTGTCCTACAAGCTAGATTCGCCGTAATTAAAAATCCATATCTTTTATGGGATAAAGATAAAGTCGGATTGATTATGAGGGCTTGTATCATACTCCACAATATGATTGTTGAAAATGAACGAGATGAATACACTCAAGCTAACGTTTCTGATTTTCCACAAGGAGATGATGTGGATCTTTCATATTCTATCGATATGGCTTTAAATATCAGCAATGTGCTGAATGGTCAAATAATAATTCGTGATAGAGAAGTGCATGACCAATTGAAGCATGATTTAGTTGAACATTTATGGACTAAATTTGGagattaa
- the LOC109133361 gene encoding LOW QUALITY PROTEIN: uncharacterized protein LOC109133361 (The sequence of the model RefSeq protein was modified relative to this genomic sequence to represent the inferred CDS: inserted 1 base in 1 codon) — MTHRAGLVNWGTEAEEEEKQEPNEPKSDGEEGSEDDLFEIDLEAVNESPPYDWKRFPARTGSVLLANCLLPAADISSAVPATSXGWSDLDIME; from the exons ATGACACATCGTGCTGGTTTGGTAAACTGGGgaacagaagcagaagaagaagagaaacaagaaccaaacgAACCTAAAAGCGATGGCGAGGAAGGTAGTGAAGATGATCTGTTCGAGATAGACCTGGAGGCAGTAAATGAGTCTCCACCGTACGATTGGAAGAGATTTCCGGCAAGGACAGGCAGTGTTTTACTGGCCAACTGTCTGTTACCAGCTGCAGACATCTCTAGTGCAGTGCCGGCAACGT AAGGTTGGAgtgatttg GATATAATGGAGTAA
- the LOC104792402 gene encoding protein YIPF5 homolog: MTKDFAVPPVVFPPTGGSSGGANVQQRRFSAIPFQQPPPSSSSQIPFLSFNMGSAAASSATHAGPFGGTIASSSSFGGGGGSPSFEDEEPLLDELGIHPDQIWKKTRSILNPFRINQTVHKDSDLSGPIFLYLALCLFQLLAGKIQFGVILGWIVVSSIFLYVVFNMLAGRNGNLNLHTCTSLVGYCLLPVVVLSAVSLFVPQGAGPVKYVLAGVFVLWSTRACSTLVVSLADGGEEHRGLIAYACFLIYTLFSLLVIF, encoded by the coding sequence atgacgaaGGATTTCGCAGTTCCACCAGTAGTTTTCCCTCCGACCGGCGGATCTTCAGGCGGTGCTAATGTCCAGCAACGAAGATTCTCAGCGATTCCGTTTCAACAGCCgcctccttcatcttcttcccaGATCCCTTTCTTGTCGTTCAACATGGGATCCGCGGCCGCTTCATCCGCTACACATGCCGGACCATTCGGCGGCACAATCGCTTCATCATCGTCTttcggcggtggtggtggttcgCCATCGTTTGAAGACGAGGAGCCTCTGCTTGACGAGCTCGGTATACATCCAGATCAAATCTGGAAGAAGACTAGATCGATTCTAAATCCTTTTAGGATTAATCAAACTGTTCATAAGGATTCAGATCTATCTGGTCCAATCTTTCTATACCTCGCGCTTTGCTTGTTTCAGTTGTTAGCTGGTAAGATCCAGTTCGGTGTTATACTTGGATGGATCGTCGTCTCGTCAATCTTCTTATACGTCGTATTCAACATGCTTGCTGGTCGAAACGGGAACCTTAATCTCCATACGTGTACGAGCTTGGTTGGATACTGTTTGCTTCCGGTGGTGGTTTTATCTGCGGTGTCATTGTTCGTTCCGCAGGGAGCTGGGCCGGTTAAGTACGTGCTTGCGGGGGTGTTCGTTTTGTGGTCAACTAGGGCTTGTTCTACTTTGGTTGTATCACTCGCTGATGGTGGTGAAGAGCATCGTGGCTTGATCGCGTACGCTTGTTTCTTGATCTATACTTTATTCTCTCTTCTTGTTATATTCTGA